The genome window AGAGGTGGCATAACACGGATATTATAAAGATGAAAGACTTACTTCAAGTGAATTTACAGCAAATTCCAGTGCAGCATTAGTTTCCGATGGGCCACTCTGCACAAACAGAAAGGAAAGTGAACAGAATTTACAATATCAATTCCTAAGACCAAAACTAAACCTAAGTGAAATAAAAGCACAGCAGTATATACCTCGTATGTTGGCACCATATTCGCAACATTGCGAACCATGAAGGCTTCTCCTGGTTCAAATCCCAAGATGGTTGAAGGGCATACCCTTGAATCTGCACAGGCAATCACCATAAACTGTTCTAGAAATGGTTAGCATAAATATCACTGTATCTCACAAGCAATCACTGCATGATAACATAGGTCATAGCAAAAAAACAACTACAATGAAACATTGGAATGAACATCATTACTTTAGGAGCTTGACCCTTGGCGAGTGCTTGATAGCATTCCAAGTTTTCCCTGCTCAAACATAAAAATGGATCAAATGACAATACCACTTCTAATTCAAAGCTAAAACAACTCAGTCCAGATTTTGCAGCTTACATATATTTATGGCTTTTGAAACTGAGGAACCCATTTTTCAACTTGTCAAACAAATCACAACCACTTTCCATTTCCATTATGCCCTTTAGTTCATCACCTTTAAGCTCCCGTGTTAGCGCTGGAGGCTCTGCTGAAGCCTTCAGTTTCACACCTGTTTTGCTCCTAACAAATGTCAAAGAAAAGACATTTGTGGCAGCATAAAATGGATTTATCAGTCAAACTGAATCCAATAAACAATATTTGCAGGTGAGTTAAAACCAAATTGGAAATCAGCTTATCTCTTAAGGGTCAACCCAGAAACACTTGCATTGTAGTCGTAATCTTAAATTGTATAACTTCTCCTATAACAAATCATCAAACAAGAAGAATCAGAGCTTAAAAGCAAACTCAAACAAGATCTTAGTGAATCCCCACTAGCTTAACTTAATAACCACAACCTTAATTCCCAATTTTCATATCAGTTCAAGCCTTATTGACGCCATAGAGCTAGACTAAACTTGCAAAAATAGTCTCTGCAGTAAAATTACAATCAAattctttttacataaaagataAACAATAATCCCATTTGTTTCCTTTTATAGACATCCACATTCCAAGCGTATATTTTCAATCCAAAAAAGAGTTACaaactattttatttccttttttttataatttcattttgctAGATCAATAGTTCAACACCTTACCTGCAACAGTAGGAAATCAAgaaacatagaaaaaaaaaagataaagcaTATGGAGATATACCTCTCCAATAGACCACAAGAAAATCTGAGATTTTAAAACTGGGAAACAGAATAAAACAGTCCCTAACCTGAAAGAAGTCCAAAATCTGAACTGGGTCGGTAGCAAATCCCCACTTTGGACCTTGGAACCAAAGATCTGCTAACAAAAGAAGCAAAACCCAGATTCAAGACCATGCAAAGTAAGCATTAAacgaaaaaagagaagaagggTGAAAGGGATTATTCTAGACATACCGTTGGAGTTCCACTAGATAAAGGATGCTTTGAGAGAGAAGTTGGTTGAAGAGCTGCCATTGAAATCGGGTTGGATCTAAAGAGTTAAAAGATGAGAGTGCCTTTAAGGAGTAAAGAGGGGCAGCGATGAAAAGTAGTGGAAGAAATTAAGAGAGGGGATAGTGAAGAATTAGGGGAGTCGTTCAAAGTATAAAAACAAAGAGGTAAAGccttggtttttttaaaaaggtggTTGTGTTGGTTGGATCACTGCTGTCCTAACCTCCAAGAAAGACGGAGAAAACAATGTCTAAATAAATGAATAGGTAAATTCACCGGTTGATGATCCAACTTTTAAaagctttcattttagtcatctGGAGATTAAATCTTCAATGATATTTAACTGTACAAGCCATATCATGTTTACACTTTGAGAGTATTCATCCAAACACTTGTTGTGCTTTCTTTTTTAAgcctttctcttcttcttttttttgtcacTTGATTCGCttacttttttttgtaatgTATCGATGCTTTAAAGAATTCTTATCAAGATTCACATTTTTTGAGGTTTTAAGCtaatttatgtaaatttgaAATAACTTTACTCCTAAGGCCATGTGGTTTATAACATAGGACCAAATCCTAAAAATTACTTAAGGAGcaaaaatgaattagaagtaaaatgaatttttaccaTTAATTTGTGATTTAACAATTTTGAAGAGATCAAATGAGAgattaattgatatatttatatgtaaatatataaataaatcaagaatttatttatttattttagcattaatatacaatttagtaTCTGAACTATACCTCATTAATCAATGTTATACTTACGaaatttttgttcttaatttgatacttaaacaATTATGCTTTTAACCAATTTTCCCAAAATGTAGATCGCCAcgtttcaatatttaaaaaataaaaataatgtcattCTTTAAATTCTATGTggaaataacattaaataaaatttaactaaaaatacaaCTTTCTCTTCAAAATTATGAACTTTCTTGGAAGCCAAACAAGCTTTTGTATTTAATCCAAAACcacaattttgtatttttaaagaaaagatgTGGGCGATACTTACTATATACAagccttttcttttcattttaaaataaaggttaaGTTGTATCCaactttattaaattattagtaaatctATGTATtggttattcaatttttaaaaattacaaaatgattattaaattattaaaaaatttcacttaaattattgattgtggccgttaaaattgttgttatatggttttttttttgtttacacCACTTGCACCAACCAAAAGTTACCTTTCTCgttctcttctacaatttaatttttttcataaataattttgaacatCATGAATctacaaaccaaaatcaaattaGCTTTCTTATCCAATCTTTAACACTGACTGTTAGATCAACTTAAATGCAAAGCATGTTCTTCTACTTGTAGATGAGTAATGATCCACCATACTGATCGCTGAATTGGTACATTGAGCTCACTATCTgaacttaaaaaaagaaaaacttaacatCCTAGTAActtaaaacttttgaatagtttaatgacttaaatgaaaacttttgaataatttaatgatcattttataactttttaaggttgagtgactaaaaataaatttactgaCCTTAAGTGCAATTTACCTAAATTTGATCACAATCTTTTCcacctttaaaaataataagacaacacattcatggtgtgacaagataaaataaatttaaatattatgaacTCGACAATATCAAGAAAGgataaattagtatttaaaatatctcaaaatggAAGTTTGGAAGGTtgaaaactaatatatattaaaagtaaaGTATCATTTTTTTCcgtcttattattattttcacaatgcCATGTCAATGTcattttagtattattaaatattcgactaagattataataaaattataaaatttcggTAATCCattattaacattataatataaaaatataaatttagatatttttaagtgattaatataaattatttataaaatttaatttatatataaataaaaattgtaatttatgaataatataaacttataatttaagaATCGATGCTAAACAATGCTTTTATATGGGCAGGAGCATGACCAAATGGACCAAATGGTCCAAGTTCCTCCAAATAAGGGAGGGGTTTAATCAtaacaaaattaagataaaccattgaaaaattattttttaaaaatcttaaatttatgcataatttttaataaaatgtctAATATGACATGCATTTTAATTTGGTGTATAcatcattttgatttaattgtacttataaaattttaattttgatttaaatataaatattcaaaaataaataataagtcaataaattaataaatacaagTCATTTCGATGTTTAACATGCCTTTCAAACAATTCTAAGTCTTAaatgagcttacaaaagctctcaATCCGGCTCGAAACTAATTTAGtatcattttgaaacttttacaaaaagatCGGTAAAAAGGCAAAACAGGAGTCATCCGCCATATGGCTAGGCCATGTGGTGCTATCACACAATCGTTTCCCCAAACAGTGTATGTAACGACCCGTTTTTCAGTGAAaatagaacagtggttttgggaccacaaattcgaagttgtaaaatttattttaatattattttttggtctAAAACATGATAGTattattgcataaaaaatttttgttaagaaattttatcgtttgtatgctcaatttgtgaaaaaggactaaatcgcgtaaagtgcgaaagttgtgttctataagctaaaagtgttaaatagctatagaaatttaaagtggaggtcctcatatggtaattagaccattaaatgatgtgcatggcttggtaattgagtaatttttaaagttaagtaagggtaaaatgataattaggtaattaaaagtaattaaataaaacaaaacaaatggtCATCTTCCTCATGCAATTTCCACCGAAAATTTCAGCAACTTAGAGCCATTTGGGAGCTTAAATTTCAGCAACATAAAccccttgcatgtaagtgaatttgatgttcgtttttgttgatttttatgtttttggaatcgttgttgcttaacctagctaattaggggattaatttgcaaaatgtTTGAAAGTATAGGGTTTCTCCATGAGAGAATTCTTGttgttcttgaattttaatggaagaaaataaattcttgttgttaattaaacaacttttgttaagtgagttttaatgaaattaccaattaggggttaatttgaaaaatatgaaaattgtgtgttaaatgtgtgaatttgtGATGTGTATGGGCTGATATGAGCACATAGGGTattcggctaggcttgggtgtagtgaaatttcatgaattttattttacaagcctagggactaaattgtaaagaagtcaaatgtttagggaaaaatgctagatcaagaaaagcaacatTCGAAactaaatcgaggaaaagataaagtcatGGACTAAACGATCGTATTCTCTGTTTGAGtttaaggtaagttcgtgtaaatACATTGCgtaattatatgttttgattgaaatatatatgtatgtgattagtttaattattatgtataattatcaaGCACATGACTGACAATGTATGAAGAATACCGAGCCCGTT of Gossypium raimondii isolate GPD5lz chromosome 3, ASM2569854v1, whole genome shotgun sequence contains these proteins:
- the LOC105795114 gene encoding beta carbonic anhydrase 5, chloroplastic isoform X3 is translated as MAALQPTSLSKHPLSSGTPTQIFGSKVQSGDLLPTQFRFWTSFRSKTGVKLKASAEPPALTRELKGDELKGIMEMESGCDLFDKLKNGFLSFKSHKYMENLECYQALAKGQAPKFMVIACADSRVCPSTILGFEPGEAFMVRNVANMVPTYESGPSETNAALEFAVNSLEVENVFIIGHSCCGGIRALMSMQDKAESSFIRSWVIVGKNAKLSTKAASSNLSFDQQCTHCEKESINNSLLNLLTYPWIEEKVKKGMLSLHGGYYDFVNCTFEKWTLDYKGSIMNGKNRVVVKDRLFWC
- the LOC105795114 gene encoding beta carbonic anhydrase 5, chloroplastic isoform X1, which encodes MAALQPTSLSKHPLSSGTPTQIFGSKVQSGDLLPTQFRFWTSFRSKTGVKLKASAEPPALTRELKGDELKGIMEMESGCDLFDKLKNGFLSFKSHKYMENLECYQALAKGQAPKFMVIACADSRVCPSTILGFEPGEAFMVRNVANMVPTYESGPSETNAALEFAVNSLEVENVFIIGHSCCGGIRALMSMQDKAESSSFIRSWVIVGKNAKLSTKAASSNLSFDQQCTHCEKESINNSLLNLLTYPWIEEKVKKGMLSLHGGYYDFVNCTFEKWTLDYKGSIMNGKNRVVVKDRLFWC
- the LOC105795114 gene encoding beta carbonic anhydrase 5, chloroplastic isoform X2, whose amino-acid sequence is MAALQPTSLSKHPLSSGTPTIFGSKVQSGDLLPTQFRFWTSFRSKTGVKLKASAEPPALTRELKGDELKGIMEMESGCDLFDKLKNGFLSFKSHKYMENLECYQALAKGQAPKFMVIACADSRVCPSTILGFEPGEAFMVRNVANMVPTYESGPSETNAALEFAVNSLEVENVFIIGHSCCGGIRALMSMQDKAESSSFIRSWVIVGKNAKLSTKAASSNLSFDQQCTHCEKESINNSLLNLLTYPWIEEKVKKGMLSLHGGYYDFVNCTFEKWTLDYKGSIMNGKNRVVVKDRLFWC